A region from the Bradyrhizobium erythrophlei genome encodes:
- a CDS encoding FAD binding domain-containing protein, which yields MNNGRGKARTEPRAVVIGGSMAGLFAALLLRRAGWQVDVYERIGAELAGRGAGIVTHRELFDVLARAGIDTAAAALGVSVPGRRVLDRDGRVAGELALPQVLTSWGRLYGMLKEAIPANCYHHGQNLVEVTEHSDRVVARFADGTQASGDLLIGADGIFSTVRAQCAPNVRPVYAGYVAWRGLVNEQDLSPRVRAELCDWFAFSLPPGEQMLGYPVAGANEETGVGQRRFNFVWYRPADADHRLADMLTDMDGVRHELSIPPTKIRAEIFAVMRRDAERLLAPQFAEVVRLTSQPFIQAILDLDTPRMVFGARTVILGDAAFVARPHVGMGVTKAAADTMALVDALQTHPTNLQAALAQFESARIPFGAAVVRRARHLGSYMQAQIATPEERATAERHRIPEAVMAETAVATGIAA from the coding sequence ATGAACAATGGTCGCGGGAAGGCGCGTACTGAGCCAAGGGCGGTGGTGATCGGCGGTTCGATGGCCGGCCTTTTCGCCGCACTGCTGTTGCGGCGGGCGGGGTGGCAGGTGGACGTGTATGAGCGCATCGGTGCGGAATTGGCCGGCCGAGGCGCAGGTATCGTTACCCATAGGGAACTATTCGATGTGTTGGCCAGGGCCGGCATCGATACCGCAGCGGCGGCCCTAGGGGTCAGCGTGCCCGGTCGGCGCGTATTGGACCGCGATGGGCGGGTCGCGGGCGAACTCGCGCTGCCGCAGGTTCTCACGTCATGGGGCCGCCTGTACGGTATGTTGAAGGAGGCGATTCCGGCCAATTGCTATCACCACGGCCAGAACCTCGTCGAAGTGACGGAACATAGCGATCGGGTTGTCGCGCGGTTCGCCGATGGCACGCAGGCATCCGGAGATCTGCTGATAGGCGCAGATGGAATCTTCTCCACGGTGCGGGCGCAGTGCGCGCCCAATGTTCGCCCTGTCTATGCCGGATACGTCGCGTGGCGCGGGCTTGTCAACGAGCAGGACCTGTCGCCGCGGGTACGCGCCGAACTATGCGATTGGTTCGCCTTCAGCTTGCCGCCCGGCGAGCAGATGCTCGGCTATCCCGTTGCCGGGGCCAACGAAGAAACGGGCGTTGGTCAGCGCCGATTTAATTTCGTATGGTACCGCCCCGCCGATGCCGATCATCGGTTGGCTGACATGCTTACCGACATGGACGGCGTCCGACACGAACTGTCGATCCCCCCGACAAAGATTCGAGCCGAGATATTCGCAGTAATGCGTCGCGATGCAGAGCGATTGCTCGCGCCCCAGTTCGCTGAGGTCGTTCGGCTGACGTCGCAACCGTTCATACAGGCGATCCTCGACCTCGATACGCCGCGTATGGTGTTCGGAGCGAGGACGGTGATCCTCGGGGATGCCGCTTTCGTGGCAAGACCTCATGTTGGCATGGGAGTGACCAAGGCCGCGGCCGATACGATGGCATTGGTCGATGCATTGCAGACACATCCGACCAATCTGCAGGCTGCGCTCGCACAGTTCGAGTCGGCGCGAATTCCTTTCGGGGCCGCCGTCGTCAGGCGCGCCCGCCACCTCGGCTCATACATGCAGGCGCAGATCGCCACTCCCGAAGAACGGGCGACGGCAGAACGGCATCGCATCCCTGAGGCCGTGATGGCCGAAACGGCCGTAGCAACCGGAATCGCCGCCTAA
- a CDS encoding DUF485 domain-containing protein: protein MDPLQIQDLPAFRQLANERTRFGAGMSIGMAAAYFSYILTIAFWPRLLGLPLWNGTVITWGFLIGVGLIALGFVLTAVYVGRANSRFDHLSQRLLEEVQ, encoded by the coding sequence ATGGACCCGCTACAGATCCAAGATCTTCCTGCGTTCAGGCAACTTGCGAACGAGCGCACACGCTTCGGCGCCGGCATGTCGATCGGCATGGCTGCTGCCTACTTCAGCTACATCCTCACCATCGCGTTCTGGCCGCGATTGCTCGGACTTCCGCTGTGGAACGGAACGGTCATCACCTGGGGATTTCTGATCGGCGTAGGACTCATCGCGCTTGGGTTCGTGCTGACAGCCGTCTACGTCGGGCGGGCGAACTCCCGCTTCGATCATCTCAGCCAACGTCTTCTGGAGGAAGTACAATGA
- the actP gene encoding cation/acetate symporter ActP: MISRQTCGPLLATAFAILSDPARADALTSALGTRQSLNVTAIIMFLGFVVVSLGVTFWAARQGTSTAKDFYAAGGGLKGFQNGLAIAGDYTSAATFLGVTALVYTSGYDGMIYAIGFLVGFPMILFLIAEPLRNLGRYTFADVVAYRLSEVPVRAIAGVNTLVIVVFYLIAQMVGAGKLIQLLFGLPYVYAVGIVGGLMMVYVTFGGMLATTWVQIIKAVLLMSGSALMSFLILWHFGFSLEALFREAVTLHPKAAAIMAPGGLVKDPISAMSLGLALIFGTAGLPHILMRFFTVRNARDARTSVLVATGFISVFYSLLFVLGFGAIALVSANPQFSDAGGGLIGGVNMVALHLADAVGGSLLLGFISAVAFATILAVVSGLTLAGASAASHDLYARVIRRGRASEREEVLVSKAAVVAISLLAMGLGVVFENQNIAFMVGLVFAIAASANFPVILLSIVWPDLTTRGAVSGSLAGLLSSVGLVALSPGVWTATLKFGPAPFPYDNPALVSVPLAFAVSWAVSVLDRSTAAAVVRASFGAQHVRAQTGLGIE, translated from the coding sequence ATGATCTCGCGACAGACTTGCGGTCCACTGCTCGCAACCGCGTTCGCCATTCTTTCTGATCCGGCGAGAGCGGATGCACTGACGTCCGCACTCGGTACGAGGCAGTCGTTGAACGTCACGGCGATCATTATGTTCCTGGGCTTCGTCGTCGTCAGCCTTGGCGTGACTTTTTGGGCCGCGAGGCAAGGTACGAGTACGGCAAAGGATTTTTATGCCGCGGGAGGCGGTCTTAAGGGATTCCAGAACGGGCTCGCGATTGCCGGCGACTACACTTCGGCCGCGACTTTCCTGGGGGTTACTGCGCTCGTCTACACTTCGGGCTATGACGGCATGATTTATGCCATCGGCTTCCTAGTCGGCTTCCCAATGATCCTGTTCCTGATCGCGGAGCCGCTTCGCAATCTCGGCCGCTATACCTTTGCCGACGTGGTGGCCTATCGATTGTCCGAAGTCCCCGTTAGGGCGATTGCGGGAGTAAATACCCTGGTGATCGTCGTCTTCTACTTGATCGCCCAGATGGTGGGCGCAGGGAAGCTCATCCAGTTGTTATTCGGGCTGCCGTATGTCTATGCGGTCGGCATCGTGGGCGGGCTGATGATGGTGTACGTGACGTTCGGAGGCATGCTCGCCACGACGTGGGTGCAGATCATCAAGGCTGTACTCCTCATGTCTGGCTCTGCCCTGATGTCGTTCCTGATTCTATGGCATTTCGGGTTCAGCCTTGAGGCGCTGTTTCGGGAGGCGGTGACGTTGCACCCGAAAGCTGCTGCGATCATGGCGCCGGGCGGTCTCGTTAAGGATCCGATATCGGCGATGTCGCTTGGGCTTGCCCTGATTTTCGGCACCGCCGGGCTTCCGCACATACTCATGCGCTTCTTCACAGTGCGCAACGCGCGCGACGCCCGCACATCAGTGCTGGTCGCGACCGGATTCATATCAGTGTTCTACAGTCTGCTGTTCGTTCTCGGCTTCGGCGCCATTGCGCTGGTCTCGGCGAATCCTCAGTTCAGTGATGCTGGGGGTGGGCTGATAGGGGGCGTCAACATGGTTGCCTTGCACCTGGCAGATGCGGTCGGCGGGTCACTCCTGCTCGGATTTATCTCGGCAGTCGCGTTTGCGACTATTCTTGCCGTCGTATCCGGCTTGACGCTCGCCGGTGCATCCGCTGCCAGCCACGATCTCTACGCCCGAGTGATCCGCAGAGGTCGTGCGAGCGAGCGCGAGGAAGTGCTCGTGTCGAAGGCTGCCGTCGTTGCGATCAGCCTTCTCGCGATGGGTCTCGGCGTCGTGTTCGAGAACCAGAATATCGCATTCATGGTCGGACTGGTGTTTGCAATCGCAGCGAGCGCCAACTTTCCTGTCATCCTCCTGTCGATCGTGTGGCCGGATCTGACGACCAGGGGAGCAGTAAGTGGATCGCTCGCAGGTTTGCTCAGTTCGGTGGGCCTCGTCGCTCTCAGTCCCGGAGTGTGGACAGCGACCCTCAAGTTTGGGCCTGCGCCATTTCCCTACGACAATCCGGCGCTGGTCTCCGTGCCGCTCGCGTTCGCGGTGTCTTGGGCCGTGTCGGTGCTGGATCGCAGCACCGCTGCCGCGGTAGTCCGCGCATCATTCGGTGCGCAGCATGTTCGCGCACAGACCGGACTGGGTATCGAATAG